A stretch of Phragmites australis chromosome 12, lpPhrAust1.1, whole genome shotgun sequence DNA encodes these proteins:
- the LOC133887355 gene encoding abscisic stress-ripening protein 5-like gives MSEEKHHHLFHRKKDDEDKATGGEYGGYSETVATEAVTTGENEYERYKKEEKHDKRKEHLGETGAVGAGAFALYEKHEAKKDPEHAHRHKITEEIAATGAVGAGGYAFHEHHEKKKDHKDADEASGEKKHHHLFG, from the exons ATGTCGGAGGAGAAGCACCACCACTTGTTCCACCGCAAGAAGGACGACGAGGACAAGGCCACCGGCGGCGAGTACggcgggtactcggagaccgtGGCCACCgaggcggtgaccaccggcGAGAACGAGTACGAGAGGTACAAGAAAGAGGAGAAGCACGACAAGCGCAAGGAGCACCTCGGCGAGACGGGCGCCGTGGGCGCCGGCGCTTTCGCACTC TACGAGAAGCACGAGGCGAAGAAGGACCCGGAGCACGCGCACAGGCACAAGATCACGGAGGAGATCGCCGCCACGGGGGccgtcggcgccggcggctACGCCTTCCACGAGCACCACGAGAAGAAGAAGGACCACAAGGACGCCGACGAGGCCAGCGGCGAGAAGAAGCACCACCACCTCTTCGGCTGA
- the LOC133887481 gene encoding abscisic stress-ripening protein 5-like, translating into MSEEKHHHLFHRKKDDEDKATGGEYSETVATGENEYERYKKEEKHDKRKEHLGATGAVGAGAFALYEKHEAKKDSEHAHRHKITEEIAATAAVGAGGYAFHEHHEKKKDHKDAKEASGEKKHHHLFG; encoded by the exons ATGTCGGAGGAGAAGCACCACCACTTGTTCCACCGCAAGAAGGACGACGAGGACAAGGCCACCGGCGGCGAGTACTCGGAGACCGTGGCCACCGGCGAGAACGAGTACGAGAGGTACAAGAAAGAGGAGAAGCACGACAAGCGCAAGGAGCACCTCGGCGCGACGGGCGCCGTGGGCGCCGGCGCTTTCGCACTC TACGAGAAGCACGAGGCGAAGAAGGATTCGGAGCACGCGCACAGGCACAAGATCACGGAGGAGATCGCCGCCACGGCGGccgtcggcgccggcggctACGCCTTCCACGAGCACCACGAGAAGAAGAAGGACCACAAGGACGCCAAGGAGGCCAGCGGCGAGAAGAAGCACCACCATCTCTTCGGCTGA